A DNA window from Hydractinia symbiolongicarpus strain clone_291-10 chromosome 6, HSymV2.1, whole genome shotgun sequence contains the following coding sequences:
- the LOC130647645 gene encoding NACHT, LRR and PYD domains-containing protein 13-like: MTLENFVTSCQLWLRLAMFILGPLRSALLDVLHNNGVPKQPTDLYILLNSKKNKLKKLKKIGVITRPQWELLYPPGKSETDCNLFDITLIVLLIEALTSIAPDDGNWRNDNPPDTDTSVGAFCIRARNMRNYLNHFADITALNGSEFSLKWSELLKILRGLNYNHPFDVNDLKTASLDLQNNLVLRSIVLDHQIKLHGLKNSNMSLKNQITTNVTNLEGKLLRMQNELWSNSLVSDDLLTQMEQTHMTITHMQNDIKSMKEDVKGLSDRTELLEDDVCKLKGQQQHQYNDLSNRTDVLEGDMCKLKDVQSQRKANKVDFNNLTSVPALNVVAKMIGDNWKDLSKRLGIPQNDNAAETTESKMKECFEQAENRVYWKELKFELEMLQRQDIINEITSKTSCTYGLEKYSDQLRDHYKKTLSHWNIPSAFKSDSGRKHTTKERKEAYVDLIVGPWNEAYSTDHEHFLKSHSSLKEKIEMKDIVKESDGCVLIRGIAGIGKTSLIDQLVFQWADGKMLNDFDFVFKFTCRQINTITNTSTWEELVKRFFPNVYQDFFNELLENSRRVLIIVDGIDEFRYLDDIKEIAAGNPMHELGSIMHDIILESSSLLPNSKVLVCGRPQACDIIKNLFLTSQQPKLIEVSGFDENSIGIYVKKFFENNTEKIKSLHVSLNEISNLKAMAHIPVYLHTICNVYASEKKLEDLNTTTKLNIAACLVFLRDHMREFKGKNYALAKLSQDQNIQQMVRKASQFAYKSLQEKRIFFTQDEFEDDCSDCLTAIEQSGIIEKVEGNDDGDFFQFKHLILQEFLSSVHIFHAAIDIKVCISEFENMRNCLPLVAGLRGILEDTYHGPNYIKRFVEDIRGPRDLCSVEGLFEDMDQELYLQTFFEYHNNNVDDVVKESFFNINKAFVFVRYHHLLNQFIYFLKTIKKVVPKKLTLTIKMLDGELLPNEMVELSPLLSSSVVTTEHLKILDTHLTIDDIFSILTDKIKLEKITLNNCKLTDDHIKHLQSCIPCLKSLDLSNNNTMTPTSMKCISKCVTEAFNKNTNKLEELALHNCLLTDDHITQLQSCIPCLKSLNLSNNNTMTPTSMESIWECVTEAANNKLEKLNLRYCELTDDHIKHLQSCIPCLKSLDLTGNNTMTPTSMESISECVTEAANRNTNKLEELNLSACKLTDDHIKHLQSCIPCLKSLDLTGNKSMTPTSMEFISECVTEAANRNTNNLEKLKLDYRYLNNDYIKQLQPCIPYLKSY, translated from the exons ATGACtctggaaaattttgtaacctCATGTCAACTATGGCTCAGATTAGCCATGTTTATTTTGGGACCGCTCAGAAGTGCATTGTTGGATGTTCTTCACAACAATGGTGTGCCGAAACAACCAACAGATTTATATATCTTGTtaaattcgaaaaaaaataaacttaaaaagttaaagaagataGGAGTGATTACACGACCGCAATGGGAACTGTTATATCCACCTGGTAAAAGTGAAACAGATTGTAACCTCTTTGATATCACGTTGATTGTATTGCTTATTGAAGCATTGACATCAATTGCACCTGATGATGGAAATTGGCGAAATGATAATCCCCCGGATACAGACACATCTGTAGGAGCATTTTGCATCAGAGCAAGAAATATGCGAAACTACCTTAATCACTTTGCTGATATAACAGCCCTAAATGGTTCAGAATTTTCACTCAAATGGAGTGAACTGCTTAAGATATTACGTGGCTTAAACTATAACCATCCTTTTGACGTTAATGATCTAAAAACAGCAAGTTTAGATCTTCAAAACAATTTAGTATTACGATCAATTGTTTTGGACCATCAAATTAAACTACATGGATTAAAAAATAGCAATATGTCACTTAAAAATCAAATAACGACGAACGTCACCAACTTGGAGGGAAAGTTATTACGCATGCAAAATGAGTTATGGAGTAATTCCCTTGTAAGTGACGATCTTCTAACACAGATGGAGCAAACTCACATGACTATAACACATATGCAAAATGATATTAAATCTATGAAAGAAGATGTAAAAG GTTTATCCGATCGCACTGAACTTTTGGAAGACGATGTGTGTAAATTAAAAGGCCAGCAGCAACATCAGTATAATG ATTTATCTAATCGCACAGACGTTTTAGAAGGAGATATGTGCAAATTGAAAGACGTTCAAAGCCAGCGTAAAG CAAACAAAGTTGATTTTAACAACCTAACCAGTGTTCCTGCTTTAAATGTTGTTGCAAAAATGATTGGAGATAATTGGAAGGATTTGAGTAAGAGGCTTGGAATACCACAAAATGATAATGCGGCAGAAACAACTGAAAGCAAGATGAAGGAATGTTTTGAACAAGCAGAAAATCGCGTTTATTGGAAAGAATTAAAATTTGAGCTTGAGATGCTACAACGACAAGATATCATTAATGAAATCACTTCGAAAACATCATGTACATATG GCTTAGAAAAATATTCCGATCAGTTAAGGGACCATTACAAGAAAACGTTGTCACATTGGAATATTCCCTCTGCATTTAAGTCAGATTCTGGAAGAAAACACACAACAAAAGAACGCAAGGAAGCTTATGTTGATTTGATAGTTGGTCCATGGAATGAAGCGTATTCCACTGATcatgaacattttttaaaatcacattcttctttaaaagaaaaaatagaaatgaaGGATATTGTGAAAGAAAGCGATGGATGTGTTTTAATTAGAGGTATTGCTGGCATTGGAAAGACATCACTTATTGATCAACTTGTTTTTCAGTGGGCAGATGGTAAAATGTTGAATGATTTcgattttgttttcaaatttacaTGTCGTCAAATAAACACAATAACCAATACTTCCACATGGGAAGAACTTGTCAAAAGATTTTTCCCCAATGTTTATCAAGATTTCTTTAATGAGTTGCTTGAAAATAGTAGAAGAGTTTTAATAATCGTAGACGGTATTGACGAATTTCGATACCTTGATGACATCAAAGAAATTGCTGCGGGGAATCCTATGCACGAACTTGGGTCTATCATGCACGATATCATATTAGAAAGTTCTTCACTACTGCCCAATAGCAAGGTGCTTGTATGCGGTCGACCGCAAGCATGTGATataatcaaaaatttatttctgacAAGTCAGCAACCAAAATTGATAGAAGTTTCTGGTTTTGATGAAAACAGCATCGGTATTTAcgtcaaaaagttttttgaaaacaacacagAAAAGATTAAATCATTGCATGTATCACTTAATGAAATCTCAAATCTTAAGGCGATGGCTCACATACCCGTTTATTTGCATACCATATGCAATGTGTACGCATCTGAAAAGAAACTGGAGGATCTTAACACAACTACAAAATTAAACATCGCAGCCTGTTTGGTATTTTTGCGTGATCATATGAGGGAATTTAAAGGCAAGAACTATGCTCTAGCCAAATTATCACAAGATCAAAATATACAACAAATGGTTAGAAAAGCATCACAATTTGCTTATAAATCGCttcaagaaaaaagaatatttttcaccCAAGATGAGTTTGAAGATGACTGTAGCGACTGTTTAACAGCTATCGAACAGTCAGGTATTATCGAGAAAGTAGAAGGTAATGATGATGGAGACTTTTTTCAgtttaaacatttaattttgcaaGAATTCTTAAGCTCTGTCCATATCTTTCATGCTGCAATAGATATAAAGGTATGCATTTCAGAATTTGAGAATATGCGTAATTGCCTTCCATTGGTTGCTGGATTGCGTGGAATACTTGAGGATACCTATCACGGCCCCAATTATATTAAACGGTTTGTTGAAGATATTAGAGGACCACGTGATCTTTGTTCAGTGGAAGGCTTGTTCGAAGATATGGATCAGGAATTATATTTACAGACATTTTTTGAATATCATAACAATAACGTTGATGATGTAGTAAAAGAATCATTTTTCAATATAAACAAAGCTTTTGTATTTGTTCGCTACCATCATCTTTTaaatcaattcatttattttttaaaaacaattaaaaaagtagTACCAAAAAAACTAACACTTACTATTAAGATGTTGGATGGTGAGTTATTACCGAATGAAATGGTTGAATTGTCACCACTACTCAGTTCTTCCGTTGTTACTACTGAGCATCTTAAAATCCTTGACACACATTTAACCATCGAcgatattttttcgatattaacAGACAAAATCAAGctagaaaaaataactttaaataatTGCAAATTAACCGATGATCACATCAAACATTTACAATCATGTATAccttgtttaaaaagtttggatCTTAGTAACAACAACACTATGACGCCGACCTCGATGAAATGTATATCAAAATGTGTTACAGAAgcatttaataaaaatactaacaagcttgAAGAATTGGCGTTACATAATTGCTTATTAACCGATGATCATATCACACAATTACAATCATGTATAccttgtttaaaaagtttgaatCTTAGTAACAACAACACTATGACGCCGACCTCGATGGAATCCATATGGGAATGTGTTACAGAAGCGGCTAATAACAAGCTAGAAAAATTGAATTTACGTTATTGCGAATTAACCGATGATCACATCAAACATTTACAATCATGTATAccttgtttaaaaagtttggatCTTACTGGCAACAATACTATGACGCCGACCTCGATGGAATCCATATCGGAATGTGTTACAGAAGCGGCTAAtagaaatactaacaagctTGAAGAATTGAATTTAAGTGCTTGCAAATTAACCGATGATCACATCAAACATTTACAATCATGTATAccttgtttaaaaagtttggatCTTACTGGCAACAAATCTATGACGCCGACCTCGATGGAATTCATATCGGAATGTGTTACAGAAGCGGCTAATAGAAATACTAACAACCTAGAAAAATTAAAGTTAGATTATCGCTACTTGAACAATGATTATATCAAACAATTGCAGCCGTGCATACCATATTTGAAAAGTTACTAG
- the LOC130647650 gene encoding uncharacterized protein LOC130647650, producing MKYVEPKKYEEHLEKDRMRKREARKRKKQENEEANKKDQAVNSNETELTAAFTTKQSLHRSVSKVEKLLPKSPRKKCEVIKGLAHKYKLRIQFSKRGRKANILTEDQTSHLTEFFERPDITYTNPGRMDNKYVGIINGKKTFLQKRYLLWTLTDLLKILNGEENGHQFSFRQMYKYIKTQKQLVLQKDIPDTSCLCEVCKDTCLMAQSLKRFKPGHPTDPHKIMEQYCCDSTDTDCIYGKCEECETMKILGNWKNDESSESSDPESDEEHHQTNNTTNTIDYQCWIREDKHIKKATIQKNIDKWKLSLSTLKKHIHRKREQVRNIMLPVITLKT from the coding sequence ATGAAATACGTAGAGCCCAAAAAATATGAAGAACATCTAGAAAAAGACAGGATGAGAAAGAGGGAAGCccgaaagagaaaaaaacaagaaaatgaagaagcaAACAAGAAAGACCAAGCTGTTAACAGCAACGAAACTGAACTAACAGCAGCTTTTACAACAAAACAATCGTTACACCGAAGTGTCAGCAAAGTTGAAAAGCTCTTGCCAAAGAGTCCGAGAAAAAAATGTGAGGTTATCAAAGGTTTGGCTCACAAATACAAGCTAAGGATTCAGTTTAGCAAAAGGGGGAGAAAAGCAAATATCCTAACTGAAGATCAGACCTCTCACCTTACTGAATTTTTTGAGCGACCGGATATTACATATACTAACCCAGGTCGAATGGATAACAAGTATGTTGGCATTATTAACGGAAAGAAAACGTTTCTACAAAAGCGTTACCTTCTGTGGACATTGACAGATCTTTTGAAGATTTTGAATGGGGAAGAAAACGGTCATCAATTTTCATTTAGGCAGATGTACAAATATATCAAAACACAAAAGCAACTCGTATTACAGAAGGACATTCCAGACACATCTTGCTTATGTGAGGTGTGTAAAGACACTTGCTTGATGGCACAGTCTTTAAAAAGATTCAAACCTGGACATCCTACAGATCCTCACAAAATTATGGAACAATACTGCTGCGACTCAACTGACACAGATTGTATCTATGGAAAATGCGAGGAATGTGAAACCATGAAGATTTTAGGCAATTGGAAAAATGATGAAAGCAGTGAATCATCCGACCCTGAAAGTGATGAAGAACACCATCAAACAAACAACACCACAAACACCATAGATTATCAGTGCTGGATTAGAGAagataaacatataaaaaaagccACAATCCAAAAAAACATTGACAAATGGAAACTATCTCTTTCAACTCTGAAGAAACATATCCATCGAAAAAGAGAACAGGTGAGGAATATAATGCTGCCGGTAATTACACTCAAAACTTAG
- the LOC130647643 gene encoding selenoprotein Pa-like translates to MNNFTVFSSIFLCIFVFISFKADAAERSQTDEYPRDHRTYLYNYMYKKWPKLRDRCKVIPNWQFNGTNPILEEGEKGYTVVLFLIKRTCEFCLSQLDYLNDLAKYYRATERKISFVALNHKKQPLPRSIYEAYPYVKIYEEPVDQDIFKQLRASWKHILIYDACGRKQYHFNWPYSWLGYPFVRFAMLNTFRHHVRLCGKCKPRDVPTTKYMTTTTTITTTTKPTIISYKIKNIDGPFTNT, encoded by the exons ATGAATAATTTCACAGTTTTCTCCAGCATTTTTTTATGCATCTTTGTTTTCATAAGTTTCAAGGCAGATGCAGCAGAGAGAAGTCAAACGGATGAATATCCCAGAGATCATCGCACATATCTTTACAATTACATGTATAAAAAATGGCCAAAGCTACGTGACCGATGCAAAGTTATACCAAATTGGCAATTTAACGGTACAAATCCGATTTTGGAGGAAGGTGAAAAAGGATACACtgtggttttatttttaataaaaagaacaTGCGAATTTTGTTTATCTCAGCTCGACTATTTGAATGACCTGGCTAAATACTATAG agcAACCGAACGCAAAATTTCATTTGTTGCACTCAATCATAAAAAGCAACCCCTACCGCGATCAATATACGAAGCTTATCCCTACGTAAAAATATACGAGGAACCAGTCGATCAGGATATATTTAAACAACTCCGCGCAAGCTGGAAACATATACTGATTTACGATGCATGCGGTAGGAAACAGTATCATTTTAATTGGCCGTATAGCTGGCTAGGATATCCATTTGTAAG GTTTGCCATGCTGAATACATTCCGGCATCATGTACGGCTCTGCGGAAAGTGCAAACCACGGGATGTGCCTACAACCAAATacatgacaacaacaacaacaataacaacaacaacaaaaccaaCCATAATTTCGTACAAGATAAAGAATATTGACGGACCGTTCACCAACACATGA